The following proteins are encoded in a genomic region of Coffea eugenioides isolate CCC68of chromosome 6, Ceug_1.0, whole genome shotgun sequence:
- the LOC113774749 gene encoding uncharacterized protein LOC113774749, translating into MAISPVPMEPTGGALTETTLNSEDSRRFGNLRGVQWRIDLGILPSSPSSSVDDLRRVTANSRRRYAALRRQLLVDPHLPKDGSSSPDLVIDNPLSQNPDSMWGRFFKNAELERMVDQDLTRLYPEHGSYFQTSGCQGMLRRILLLWCLRHQEYGYRQGMHELLAPLLYVLHVDVEHLSEVRNTYEDYFTDKFDGFSFHESDLTYKFDFKKFSELMEDGNGSGKVAANASSLSQLDPNIQTIVLLSDAYGAEGELGVVLSEKFMEHDAYCMFDALMNGSGGAVAMAEFFSPSPFASSHTGFPPVIEASAALYHLLSLVDSSLHTHLVELGVEPQYFSLRWLRVLFGREFALEELLIVWDEIFACENCKLNKLAENDVDTSSGVLDSSRGAFISAFAVSMILYLRSSLLATENATSCLKRLLNFPDDVKLEKLIRKAKSLQALAVDANNSNPLLTQAGMFERSESAAVRGHSLSFDATSPRTPLTLVPDSYWEEKWRNLHKEEERKKDALEKQAPSIRKGWSEKVKLGLSRTESAPSSSSVDKRKKDPKLSVRRNLLEDLARQLGADEDTQSIMDDERADVKDQGVEDGQDFNDKFACTTEQTCLSGNAGSEENSSIFSDPPSPINGVNDHGNESGRSSVASNSSIDEHDGGTNTAELCAHNPEGLPLPVSDSPDDVSLEASPNDQTAAEKSTVGLKERKLLSNSKFQWLWKFGRGGGEGIPEKGQVSEANKGCSNRFDHDSVTRCSASNGGVILSSESSKGETVDQNVMLTLRNLGQSMLENIQVIESVFQQDRAQAAPAKNVLVGKGQVTARSALKELRKISNLLSEM; encoded by the exons ATGGCCATTTCTCCGGTGCCAATGGAGCCAACTGGCGGGGCATTGACTGAAACGACCTTGAATTCTGAGGATTCTCGTCGTTTTGGGAATCTTAGAGGTGTCCAGTGGCGTATTGATTTGGGGATTTTGCCCTCTTCCCCTTCCTCCTCCGTTGATGATCTCCGCCGTGTCACAGCTAATTCCCGTAGAAG GTATGCTGCTCTGAGGAGGCAGCTTCTAGTTGATCCACATTTGCCAAAGGATGGAAGTAGTTCTCCTGATCTAGTGATTGATAACCCGTTGTCACAAAACCCAG ATAGTATGTGGGGTCGCTTCTTCAAGAATGCTGAATTGGAGAGAATGGTTGACCAGGATTTAACGCGTTTATATCCTGAACACGGTAGTTACTTCCAGACATCTGGATGTCAGGGCATGTTAAGAAGAATTTTGTTACTGTGGTGTCTTAGGCACCAAGAGTATGGTTACAGACAGG GAATGCATGAACTCTTAGCACCGCTCTTATATGTTCTCCATGTTGATGTTGAACATCTTTCTGAAGTGAGAAACACGTATGAAGACTACTTCACGGACAAATTTGATGGATTCTCTTTTCATGAAAGTGACTTGACAtataaatttgattttaagaAATTCTCAGAGTTGATGGAAGATGGGAATGGATCTGGAAAAGTTGCCGCAAATGCTAGCAGCCTCAGTCAACTTGATCCCAATATACAAACTATTGTTTTGCTGAGCGATGCATATGGGGCTGAAGGTGAACTTGGTGTTGTCTTATCTGAGAAATTTATGGAGCATGATGCATATTGTATGTTTGATGCTCTGATGAATGGGTCTGGTGGTGCTGTTGCAATGGCAGAGTTTTTTTCTCCATCTCCTTTTGCTAGTTCACATACTGGGTTCCCACCCGTGATTGAAGCTTCTGCTGCATTGTACCATTTGCTTTCTCTGGTAGATTCATCTCTTCATACTCACCTTGTTGAGCTAGGGGTAGAACCTCAATACTTTTCACTGCGCTGGCTACGGGTCCTATTTGGGCGGGAATTTGCTCTGGAAGAACTTTTGATAGTCTGGGATGAAATATTTGCTTGTGAGAATTGCAAGCTGAATAAATTGGCAGAAAACGATGTGGATACAAGCTCTGGAGTACTTGACTCATCTAGGGGTGCATTTATCTCAGCTTTTGCAGTTTCAATGATACTTTATTTGAGATCTTCTTTGCTTGCCACTGAGAATGCTACTTCCTGCCTAAAGAGATTGCTGAATTTTCCGGACGATGTAAAACTGGAGAAACTGATTAGGAAGGCAAAATCCTTGCAGGCACTGGCAGTGGATGCAAACAACTCAAACCCACTGCTTACTCAAGCAGGAATGTTTGAAAGGAGTGAGTCAGCAGCTGTTAGAGGACATAGCCTTTCATTTGATGCCACTTCTCCAAGAACTCCCCTGACTTTAGTGCCTGATAGCTACTGGGAAGAAAAGTGGCGGAATCTACACAAAGAAGAAGAACGCAAGAAAGATGCCTTAGAAAAACAAGCTCCAAGCATCAGGAAGGGTTGGTCAGAGAAAGTGAAACTGGGCTTGTCTAGAACTGAATCTGCTCCATCCTCATCTAGTGTTGATAAGAGGAAAAAGGACCCAAAACTATCTGTTAGGAGAAATTTGTTGGAAGATCTGGCCCGGCAGCTTGGAGCTGATGAAGACACACAGAGCATTATGGATGATGAACGTGCAGATGTGAAAGATCAAGGGGTGGAAGATGGCCAGGATTTTAATGATAAATTTGCTTGTACAACTGAGCAGACATGTTTGAGTGGTAATGCAGGTAGTGAAGAGAACTCTTCTATTTTCTCTGATCCACCAAGCCCTATAAATGGGGTTAATGATCATGGAAATGAATCAGGGAGAAGTAGTGTTGCTTCAAATTCATCAATTGATGAAC ATGATGGTGGTACAAATACAGCAGAACTTTGTGCACATAATCCAGAAGGCTTACCTCTTCCAGTGTCTGATTCACCTGATGATGTCTCTTTAGAGGCCAGTCCAAATGATCAGACTGCTGCAGAAAAATCAACAGTTGGCTTGAAAGAAAGGAAGCTGCTATCTAATAGTAAATTTCAATGGCTATGGAAATTTGGACGGGGTGGTGGTGAAGGAATACCTGAGAAAGGGCAAGTCTCTGAGGCAAATAAAGGTTGCAGCAACAGGTTTGATCATGATAGTGTTACTCGCTGTTCTGCATCTAATGGAGGAGTCATTTTGTCTTCTGAAAGTAGCAAAGGGGAGACTGTTGACCAGAATGTCATGCTCACTTTGAGAAATCTTGGGCAGTCCATGCTTGAGAATATCCAG GTGATCGAATCAGTTTTCCAGCAAGATCGAGCTCAAGCAGCGCCCGCCAAAAACGTTCTTGTCGGTAAAGGACAAGTTACAGCTAGGTCAGCCTTGAAAGAGCTTCGGAAGATTAGCAATCTTTTGTCTGAAATGTGA
- the LOC113774812 gene encoding uncharacterized protein LOC113774812 produces the protein MAEEEQHQQQQQLHSSPSSSSSAAEETLNKQTQAQFSSLPSLNGDFQTLPIMYPSYFPGFYPPQQNQERMNHGRGLYAVPAFPFMGPTAAFAPNTLIPFTYNIPSGPSPPETGAVGENQGQQQHEQQQPQQMQPGHRQVVVRRFQIAFQLDLLLILKLVAVIFLFNQDGSRQRLVLLVFFASLVYLYQTGALAPLVRWLSQGMHRAAAPPQPPRPAVRADNAHAPEGAGNENDAAAADGQPVGENEHQPLNENGAEENEPGVEPGRAEGGNRLWVIVKEIQLIVFGFITSLLPGFHNID, from the exons ATGGCTGAAGAAGAGCAGCATCAGCAGCAGCAACAGCTTCACTCTTccccttcttcttcctcttctgcTGCCGAAGAAACTCTGAACAAGCAAACCCAG GCACAGTTTAGCAGCTTACCTTCGCTAAATGGAGATTTTCAGACGCTCCCGATCATGTATCCTTCATATTTTCCTGGATTTTACCCTCCACAACAGAACCAGGAACGGATGAATCATGGACGTGGCCTTTATGCTGTTCCAGCTTTTCCATTCATGGGGCCTACTGCTGCATTTGCACCAAATACTCTAATCCCTTTCACCTATAATATACCTTC TGGGCCAAGTCCACCAGAAACTGGAGCAGTGGGTGAGAATCAAGGACAACAGCAACATGAGCAGCAACAGCCGCAGCAAATGCAGCCTGGACATCGACAAGTTGTTGTAAGGAGATTTCAAATTGCTTTCCAGCTTGACTTGCTGCTTATTCTGAAGCTGGTGGCAGTTATCTTTTTGTTTAACCAAGATGGATCTAGACAAAGGCTGGTGCTGCTTGTGTTTTTTGCTTCATTAGTTTATCT GTATCAAACTGGAGCTCTGGCACCATTAGTTCGGTGGCTTTCACAGGGGATGCACCGGGCAGCTGCACCTCCCCAACCACCAAGGCCTGCTGTGCGGGCAGATAATGCTCATGCTCCTGAGGGAGCTGGAAATGAGAATGATGCTGCTGCTGCCG ATGGACAACCTGTAGGCGAAAATGAGCATCAGCCTCTTAACGAGAATGGGGCAGAAGAGAATGAACCTGGCGTGGAACCTGGCAGAGCTGAAGGTGGCAACCGCTTGTGGGTAATTGTGAAGGAGATCCAACTGATTGTCTTTGGCTTCATCACATCACTACTTCCTGGCTTTCATAACATAGATTAA